One window from the genome of Pseudanabaena yagii GIHE-NHR1 encodes:
- a CDS encoding globin family protein: MLSKLQQLGINSDGRYASDDELQFMDTYINSFDDRVNAYHSIKMVESQIVEAVFTKLQTSHPQLLVLKGEDMKVKWKQDTLRVLRHSAMTVLLDDPDLLRQQFLYWFQTIMQAFGAQEACNVTYLIMQDVVRQILPKHIADLLCPILEMNRSLLGPQTKET; encoded by the coding sequence ATGTTAAGCAAACTGCAACAACTAGGAATAAACTCTGATGGACGCTATGCTAGCGATGATGAATTGCAGTTTATGGATACCTATATCAACTCTTTTGACGACAGAGTTAATGCTTATCACAGTATCAAAATGGTAGAGTCTCAGATCGTCGAAGCTGTGTTTACTAAGCTGCAAACATCTCATCCTCAATTGCTGGTACTTAAGGGCGAGGATATGAAAGTTAAATGGAAACAGGATACCTTAAGAGTATTGCGCCATTCAGCGATGACAGTTTTATTAGATGACCCTGATCTTTTGCGACAACAGTTTTTATATTGGTTTCAGACAATCATGCAGGCTTTTGGTGCTCAAGAAGCTTGTAATGTGACTTATTTAATTATGCAGGATGTGGTCAGACAGATTTTGCCGAAGCATATCGCTGATTTGCTATGCCCCATCTTGGAAATGAATCGCAGTTTATTAGGTCCTCAAACCAAAGAAACCTAA
- a CDS encoding THUMP domain-containing class I SAM-dependent RNA methyltransferase produces the protein MNQYFATVARGLEALAAQELEQLGAHSVEAGFCGVSFEGDRTLLYRVNLWARLPFRILMHLDQFDCLDADDLYQGIKAIDWSEFLTPEMTLSVNATGKNDQLNHTHFTALKVKNAIVDQQMDRFGERSDVDTHEADLRIGVHIDDNGCTVSLDSSGNSLHRRGYRPAVGAAPLKESLAAALIQMSGWQPNQMFYDPLCGSGTLPLEASLKALNIAPGMFREHFGFETWLDFDQELLAKLIQEADDNRLDALPAPIWGSDRNPEVVDQAIINAKNCGLANHVYFSALDLAEVVAPADSGVVFCNPPYGERLGRDSDLGAFYKQLGNVLKQQFKGWTAFVLSGNKQLSQTIGLKCAERTAVLNGALPCQLMKYELY, from the coding sequence ATGAATCAATATTTTGCGACTGTGGCGAGAGGATTAGAAGCCCTCGCAGCACAGGAATTAGAACAACTAGGTGCTCATTCCGTTGAGGCGGGATTCTGTGGTGTTAGCTTTGAAGGCGATCGCACTTTACTTTATCGCGTCAATCTCTGGGCAAGATTACCATTCCGCATCTTAATGCACCTCGATCAATTTGATTGCCTTGATGCGGATGATCTCTATCAAGGAATTAAAGCGATCGACTGGTCAGAATTTTTAACCCCTGAAATGACCTTGTCGGTAAATGCTACTGGCAAAAACGACCAGCTTAATCACACGCATTTCACAGCGCTCAAAGTCAAAAATGCGATCGTCGATCAGCAAATGGATCGATTTGGTGAGCGCTCGGATGTAGATACCCACGAAGCAGATTTGCGAATCGGTGTGCATATTGATGACAATGGCTGCACCGTCAGCCTCGATAGCTCTGGCAATAGTCTCCACCGCCGAGGTTATCGCCCTGCGGTAGGAGCCGCACCTTTAAAGGAATCCCTTGCGGCTGCCCTCATCCAGATGTCAGGTTGGCAACCCAATCAAATGTTTTACGATCCCCTCTGCGGTTCAGGAACTTTGCCTCTAGAAGCAAGCTTAAAAGCTCTAAATATTGCCCCCGGAATGTTTCGCGAACATTTTGGCTTTGAGACTTGGCTAGATTTTGATCAAGAACTTTTAGCTAAATTAATTCAAGAAGCTGATGATAATCGTTTAGATGCCTTACCTGCACCTATCTGGGGTAGCGATCGCAATCCTGAGGTGGTCGATCAAGCAATTATCAATGCCAAAAATTGTGGCTTAGCCAATCATGTCTATTTCTCAGCGTTAGATCTGGCGGAAGTCGTTGCGCCTGCGGATAGTGGTGTTGTTTTCTGCAATCCTCCCTATGGTGAGAGACTAGGACGTGATAGTGATTTGGGCGCTTTTTATAAGCAATTAGGAAATGTTCTCAAGCAGCAATTTAAGGGCTGGACTGCGTTTGTCCTGAGTGGTAATAAGCAGTTATCGCAGACGATTGGATTGAAGTGTGCGGAACGAACGGCAGTACTCAATGGAGCCTTGCCCTGTCAGTTGATGAAGTACGAGCTATATTAG
- a CDS encoding NAD(P)/FAD-dependent oxidoreductase, with amino-acid sequence MLRITEIKLPLDHPEDALKLAILKKLQIKPEELTNYSIFKRSYDARKKTDIYLVYIVDVETSVEKQLLAKFQADPHVSITPDMSYHHVAKAPSNLKTRPIVIGLGPAGMFAGLMLAQMGFRPIILERGKAVRDRTADTFNFWKKRAAFNPESNAQFGEGGAGTFSDGKLYSQVKDPQHYGRKVLTEFVNAGASPEILYINKPHIGTFKLVGIVQNFRARIEELGGEIHFQSRVEDIDIQNGKAKGVTLASGEYIASNHIVLAVGHSARDTFQMLYDHGVYIEAKPFSIGFRIEHPQTLIDRARFGDYAGHKTLGAADYKLVHHCKNGRSVYSFCMCPGGLVVAATSEVGRVVTNGMSQYSRNERNANSGIVVGITPEDYPEHPLAGIDFQRRLESRAFELGGGTYAAPAQLVGDFLANRPSQALGTVHPSYSPDVLLGDLSESLPDYAIAAIREAIPEFNKKIKGFAMDDAMLTGVETRTSSPIRIKRNENYQSLNTEGLFPAGEGAGYAGGILSAGIDGIKVAEAVALSLLEASP; translated from the coding sequence ATGTTACGAATTACTGAGATTAAACTACCCTTAGATCATCCTGAAGATGCGCTGAAATTAGCAATTCTCAAAAAGCTGCAAATTAAGCCAGAAGAATTAACCAATTATTCTATTTTTAAGCGTAGTTATGATGCGCGCAAGAAAACAGATATTTACTTGGTTTATATTGTTGATGTGGAGACATCTGTAGAGAAGCAGTTATTAGCAAAATTTCAAGCAGATCCTCATGTCTCAATTACGCCAGATATGAGCTATCACCATGTAGCCAAGGCCCCTAGTAATTTAAAAACTCGTCCTATTGTCATCGGTCTGGGACCCGCAGGGATGTTTGCAGGGCTAATGCTGGCGCAAATGGGATTTCGCCCGATTATTTTAGAACGGGGTAAGGCAGTACGCGATCGCACGGCAGACACCTTTAACTTCTGGAAAAAAAGAGCAGCTTTTAATCCTGAATCTAATGCTCAATTTGGTGAAGGTGGCGCAGGCACTTTCTCCGATGGAAAGCTCTATAGCCAAGTAAAAGACCCTCAACATTATGGGCGCAAAGTTCTCACCGAATTTGTGAATGCAGGAGCTTCACCTGAAATTCTCTATATCAATAAGCCGCATATTGGGACATTTAAGCTTGTTGGCATCGTCCAGAATTTCCGTGCCAGAATTGAAGAACTTGGTGGCGAAATCCATTTTCAAAGTCGAGTAGAAGATATTGATATTCAAAATGGCAAAGCGAAGGGAGTGACCCTTGCTAGTGGCGAATATATTGCTAGCAATCATATAGTTTTGGCTGTCGGTCATAGCGCCCGTGACACCTTCCAAATGCTTTACGATCACGGTGTATATATCGAAGCAAAACCTTTTTCGATTGGTTTCAGAATCGAGCATCCACAAACGCTAATTGATCGCGCTAGATTTGGTGACTATGCAGGACATAAAACCTTAGGTGCTGCTGATTACAAACTAGTGCATCATTGCAAAAACGGTCGCTCGGTTTATAGCTTCTGTATGTGTCCGGGGGGATTAGTCGTGGCGGCAACTTCGGAGGTTGGGCGTGTGGTGACTAATGGTATGAGTCAATATTCGCGCAATGAACGCAATGCCAATAGTGGCATCGTTGTAGGCATTACTCCCGAAGATTATCCAGAGCATCCCCTTGCAGGTATCGATTTTCAGCGCCGTTTAGAATCCCGTGCCTTTGAGCTTGGTGGCGGAACCTATGCAGCTCCTGCTCAGCTAGTGGGAGATTTTCTAGCGAATCGCCCTTCTCAGGCTCTCGGCACTGTACATCCATCTTATTCACCAGATGTGCTTTTGGGAGATCTCAGTGAGAGTTTGCCTGACTATGCGATCGCTGCCATCCGCGAAGCGATTCCCGAATTTAATAAAAAAATCAAGGGGTTTGCGATGGATGATGCCATGCTTACAGGCGTGGAAACACGCACTTCTTCGCCAATTAGAATTAAGCGCAATGAGAACTATCAAAGTCTAAATACTGAAGGGCTTTTTCCTGCGGGGGAAGGTGCAGGCTATGCAGGCGGAATTCTCTCGGCGGGAATTGATGGGATTAAGGTAGCGGAGGCTGTGGCTCTGAGTCTTTTAGAGGCAAGTCCCTAA
- the menH gene encoding 2-succinyl-6-hydroxy-2,4-cyclohexadiene-1-carboxylate synthase codes for MVRRVQIGNCGVTYYAEGDPRHPAILFLHGFMGDCHEFKQAIAGLSKQFYCVAIDLMGHGQTHLIDQAPQDAVIVTKQEHYYTIQASAYLVIEFLDFLRLDCCFLIGYSMGGRLALYLTIHFPQYFHKVVLESASAGLSTDTERSDRLAKDQQLAAKLESGDFRQFLEYWYQQPIFASLRSHPHFPELLEQRLNNSPSQLSKSLRNLSTGMQPSLWEDLPKIEIPLLLLAGELDPKFVKINQQMEQLTKGSQLEIVPNCGHNIHFENTELFVEKIQAFFSK; via the coding sequence ATGGTACGCAGAGTACAAATTGGTAACTGTGGGGTTACATACTACGCAGAGGGAGATCCCAGACATCCAGCAATTTTGTTTTTGCATGGATTTATGGGTGATTGCCATGAGTTTAAACAAGCGATCGCGGGGTTGTCTAAACAGTTTTATTGTGTGGCGATCGATCTAATGGGACATGGACAGACACACTTAATCGATCAAGCCCCTCAAGATGCAGTTATCGTTACCAAACAAGAGCATTACTACACAATACAAGCCAGCGCTTATCTTGTCATTGAATTTTTGGATTTTCTTCGCTTAGATTGCTGTTTCTTAATAGGTTACTCGATGGGCGGCAGGTTGGCTTTATATCTAACCATTCATTTTCCGCAATATTTTCATAAAGTAGTTTTAGAATCAGCCTCCGCAGGTTTAAGCACGGATACTGAAAGGAGCGATCGCTTAGCTAAAGATCAGCAACTCGCCGCTAAATTAGAAAGTGGTGATTTTAGGCAATTTCTAGAATATTGGTATCAACAGCCTATTTTTGCCTCGCTGCGATCGCATCCCCATTTTCCCGAATTATTAGAACAACGGCTCAATAACTCACCGTCTCAATTATCTAAATCTCTACGCAATCTTAGTACAGGGATGCAACCATCATTATGGGAGGATCTGCCTAAAATCGAAATTCCCTTACTTTTGCTAGCAGGAGAGTTAGATCCTAAGTTTGTCAAAATCAATCAACAAATGGAACAACTAACCAAAGGTTCCCAGTTAGAAATTGTGCCTAACTGCGGACACAATATCCATTTTGAGAATACCGAATTGTTTGTCGAAAAGATTCAAGCTTTTTTCTCAAAATAA
- a CDS encoding glycoside hydrolase family 10 protein, producing MGKINFVFWRSRLRFLILTFLGLAIALMLNFPFWAIAQTPVSSNAPASDAAINTIEQPTITPIRPTNNNELRGIWLTNVDSDVLFSRQRIQQAINRLKRLKFNTLYPTVWNGGHTLYPSKVAEKTFGVEIDPNPDLQNRDMLAEVIELGHEQNFAVIPWFEYGLMTEEGSELMRQHPDWVSNRKDGSQVFVHGENNEHRLVWLTPAHPEVQKFLTDLIVEVVKKYDLDGIQLDDHFGMPSELGYDPYTVALYKKEHFGRLPSDDFQDPEWMKWRASKLSNLMQKIAKAVRAVKPNCLISLSPNPKDFSYKKYLQDWYSWVYLGLVDELVVQLYRDNIENFTRELERPEWQEIRQKVPVAVGILTGLRIQNVDMRQIKGQVKVAREMSFDGFSFFFYETLGNRDASFESLFFAPATRPDIKSIASARS from the coding sequence ATGGGGAAAATTAATTTTGTATTTTGGCGATCGCGATTACGCTTTCTGATTTTGACATTCTTAGGATTAGCGATCGCGTTAATGCTCAATTTTCCTTTTTGGGCGATCGCTCAAACTCCTGTTAGTAGTAACGCTCCTGCGAGTGATGCTGCGATTAACACAATTGAGCAACCAACAATTACTCCAATTCGACCCACCAATAACAACGAGTTGCGTGGCATCTGGCTCACTAATGTTGATAGTGATGTTTTATTTTCCAGACAACGCATTCAACAGGCAATTAACAGATTAAAGCGCTTAAAATTTAATACCCTTTATCCCACCGTTTGGAATGGGGGACATACCCTCTATCCTAGCAAGGTTGCAGAAAAAACCTTTGGCGTAGAGATTGATCCTAACCCTGACCTGCAAAACCGCGATATGCTCGCCGAGGTGATCGAATTGGGGCATGAGCAAAATTTTGCAGTCATTCCTTGGTTTGAATATGGATTAATGACTGAGGAAGGTTCGGAGTTGATGCGTCAACATCCTGACTGGGTTAGCAACCGCAAAGATGGCTCTCAAGTTTTCGTTCATGGCGAAAATAACGAGCATCGACTGGTTTGGCTTACCCCTGCCCATCCTGAAGTCCAAAAATTTCTGACAGATCTCATTGTGGAAGTCGTCAAAAAATATGACTTAGATGGTATTCAACTAGACGATCATTTTGGTATGCCATCAGAGCTTGGCTACGATCCTTATACGGTCGCTTTATATAAAAAAGAGCATTTCGGTAGGTTGCCATCTGATGATTTTCAAGATCCTGAATGGATGAAATGGCGGGCTAGTAAGCTCAGCAACTTAATGCAAAAGATCGCTAAAGCTGTGAGAGCAGTCAAGCCTAACTGTCTAATTTCTTTATCTCCTAATCCTAAGGATTTTTCCTATAAAAAGTACCTCCAAGATTGGTATAGCTGGGTTTATTTAGGATTGGTGGATGAGTTAGTTGTCCAGCTATATCGAGATAATATCGAAAACTTTACGAGGGAGTTAGAACGTCCTGAATGGCAGGAAATCCGCCAAAAAGTTCCTGTTGCTGTGGGAATTTTGACAGGTTTAAGAATTCAAAATGTCGATATGCGTCAAATTAAGGGACAGGTCAAGGTTGCTCGTGAGATGTCCTTTGATGGGTTTTCCTTTTTCTTCTATGAAACACTAGGCAATCGTGACGCATCTTTTGAATCACTCTTTTTTGCACCTGCAACTCGTCCAGACATAAAAAGTATCGCTTCTGCAAGAAGCTAA
- a CDS encoding adenylate/guanylate cyclase domain-containing protein, translating into METPEYQLWRQQFMQKRLSLGMRIAFFYFVTLLGEQFIYLLRGSTHFSQIWLITILIILAAIIYGTNHLKRLRSPLQTSLIFLSISWTITILIQLIDTISRRVKPEMMLIWWMVTFFSQATLVPVRWRFHLISQLGGLAYYFIVNTAVGIDVIPNNIPTISWFINIFWTCFISNISVYLYEKLAKSEFYARNTSEKLLLNILPESIAMRLKDDENTIADSFTDVTVLFADIVGFTQLSSHLPPNQVVEFLNQIFSQFDRLVEIHQLEKIKTIGDAYLVVSGLPYPRPDHTEAIADMAIDMQIAMHKFNQETGKNLNIRIGIHTGPVVAGVIGLKKFAYDLWGDTVNTASRMESHGVAGKIQVSASAYEHLKHLYKFEERGVITVKGKGDMTTYFLLGKY; encoded by the coding sequence TTGGAAACACCTGAATATCAACTATGGCGACAGCAGTTTATGCAAAAGAGACTTAGTTTAGGAATGCGAATTGCATTCTTTTACTTTGTCACATTACTAGGTGAGCAATTTATATATTTATTACGGGGTTCCACTCACTTTTCGCAAATTTGGCTTATTACCATTCTGATAATTTTAGCAGCAATTATCTATGGCACAAACCATCTCAAAAGACTACGCTCACCATTACAAACCTCACTTATTTTCTTAAGTATTTCTTGGACAATTACAATACTAATCCAACTTATTGACACCATAAGTAGGCGAGTCAAGCCAGAGATGATGTTAATTTGGTGGATGGTGACATTTTTCTCTCAAGCCACTTTAGTACCAGTCCGTTGGCGATTTCATCTCATCTCACAATTAGGAGGATTAGCCTATTATTTTATAGTAAATACTGCTGTAGGTATTGATGTGATTCCTAATAATATACCTACAATCTCTTGGTTTATTAATATATTTTGGACTTGTTTTATTAGCAATATTTCTGTTTATCTCTATGAGAAATTAGCTAAGTCAGAATTTTACGCTCGCAATACTTCTGAGAAACTGTTACTAAATATCTTACCTGAATCAATCGCAATGAGGCTTAAAGATGATGAGAACACTATTGCCGATAGCTTTACCGATGTGACAGTCTTATTTGCGGATATTGTCGGATTTACACAACTTTCTAGTCATTTACCACCCAACCAAGTTGTGGAATTTCTCAATCAAATTTTTTCGCAATTTGATCGCTTAGTCGAAATCCACCAATTAGAAAAGATTAAAACCATTGGTGATGCCTATTTGGTAGTATCGGGACTTCCCTATCCACGACCTGATCATACTGAGGCGATCGCTGATATGGCGATCGATATGCAAATAGCGATGCATAAATTCAATCAAGAAACAGGGAAAAACCTGAATATTCGTATTGGCATTCACACAGGTCCCGTAGTTGCAGGTGTCATCGGACTGAAAAAATTTGCTTATGACCTTTGGGGAGATACGGTTAATACAGCCTCACGCATGGAATCTCATGGAGTTGCAGGCAAAATCCAAGTCAGTGCCTCTGCTTATGAGCACCTTAAACATCTCTATAAGTTTGAAGAAAGAGGTGTAATCACAGTCAAAGGTAAGGGAGACATGACCACCTATTTTTTATTGGGAAAGTATTAG
- a CDS encoding leucine-rich repeat domain-containing protein has translation MNEQVILETIEMARVAESNSLYLSELQMTAVPEAIGKLADLVWLYLSENQLTTLPDAIANLHHLTWLHLECNQLTKIPDAVMYLKNLTVLNLAENRISQLPPEIKYLSNLVRLDISNNALTDLPSEMGMLKFLTWLDLCENQLASLPIEIGNLKSLTELDLRKNQLTSLPEEIGNLTNLTDLYLGNNQLTSIPAEIGNLTNITELDLSYNQLTSLPPEIANLQNLVRLDIRGNAIDVTSLSNLQYGMILL, from the coding sequence ATGAACGAACAGGTTATCCTTGAGACAATTGAGATGGCTAGAGTTGCAGAATCCAACTCTCTCTACCTTAGTGAACTGCAAATGACCGCAGTTCCCGAAGCAATTGGGAAATTAGCCGACTTGGTTTGGCTTTATTTGAGCGAAAATCAATTGACAACGCTTCCCGATGCGATCGCGAATTTACATCATCTAACTTGGCTACATTTGGAATGCAATCAGTTGACTAAAATTCCTGATGCGGTCATGTATCTCAAAAATTTGACGGTACTCAATCTAGCAGAAAATCGCATCTCGCAATTACCGCCCGAAATCAAATATTTATCTAATCTTGTAAGACTAGATATTAGTAATAATGCACTCACGGATTTGCCATCAGAGATGGGAATGCTGAAGTTCTTAACATGGCTCGATCTCTGTGAAAACCAACTCGCTAGTTTGCCTATAGAAATTGGTAATCTCAAGAGCTTAACGGAACTTGATTTACGCAAAAACCAACTCACCAGTTTACCCGAAGAAATTGGTAATCTCACCAATTTGACCGATCTCTATCTTGGGAATAATCAACTAACTTCTATTCCTGCGGAAATTGGGAATCTCACGAATATAACCGAACTCGATTTGTCCTACAATCAGCTTACGAGTTTGCCCCCAGAAATTGCGAACCTCCAGAATTTAGTAAGACTGGATATTCGAGGTAATGCCATTGATGTGACTTCTTTAAGCAATTTGCAATATGGCATGATTTTGCTCTAA
- a CDS encoding nuclear transport factor 2 family protein, translated as MILESQALAFAEDWIRTWNSHDLDAILSHYSEDIVLISPIATRILNEPSGKVSGKTALRAYFQKGLAFYPELKFELIDIIWGISSIVLYYINQNGVKAAEFMEIDAEGKVVNVIANYN; from the coding sequence ATGATTCTAGAAAGTCAAGCTTTAGCTTTCGCTGAAGATTGGATTCGGACATGGAATTCCCATGATTTAGATGCAATTCTATCTCATTACAGTGAGGATATCGTTCTGATATCACCGATCGCTACTAGAATACTTAATGAACCATCTGGTAAAGTGTCAGGAAAGACGGCTTTACGTGCATATTTCCAAAAAGGACTAGCGTTCTATCCTGAGCTGAAATTTGAGCTAATCGATATCATCTGGGGAATCTCTAGCATTGTCCTGTATTACATCAATCAAAATGGAGTGAAAGCAGCCGAGTTCATGGAAATAGATGCTGAGGGTAAAGTTGTTAATGTAATTGCAAACTATAATTAA
- a CDS encoding NB-ARC domain-containing protein: MLSDNEHIEGLFPEAAQNWDLNRLYADLQAASGKEIKPFEKACLRGLLCRYRPGQLAFKLAWTSGALRVELNKGLYRSLEAIADQPINTLRWEKVPEWLEAKGYKTQRQTLHSTTSSLQLDQGSHEHLGKDPAVNGKNSADWGEAPNLPTFYGRTEDLAKLEQWLVRDRCHLLAICGMGGIGKTALAVKLVENIQSQFDCLIWRSLRGAQPTAQLISDLLQFLNHSQQTGSSISDLLEILRQKRCLIVLDDFEATLQDGELVGAYRQGCELYAELLQRVGAERHQSSLILIGREQPKEISMHQGEDQPIRYYKVNGLQRQGAFELLRARGFKGSENGLDALIQQYRGNPSALRIVAGTIQELFNGNVSEFLKQTALALGDVLRTLLYQQFERLSKLEKDVLYWLAIKHRPVSLSTLRSEMNLQASGSELIDALESLRWRSLIEKISEQGEVMFLLEPVVLKYVSRQFVEEVNKEITAIAMQQNLKSINLLQSHVLVEDRAPDSIRAMQIRLVLKPIKDKLNKAIAKNNIELDSLRELLASHQHTKPTEGTSYTEVNLALIGLWW; this comes from the coding sequence ATGTTATCTGACAACGAACACATTGAAGGGCTATTCCCAGAAGCGGCACAAAACTGGGACCTAAATCGACTCTATGCCGATTTACAAGCTGCTAGTGGTAAGGAAATTAAACCATTTGAAAAAGCTTGTTTGCGGGGGTTACTCTGTCGCTATCGCCCAGGGCAGCTTGCCTTTAAATTGGCATGGACTTCGGGGGCTTTACGGGTGGAGTTAAATAAGGGGTTATATAGATCACTAGAAGCGATCGCCGATCAGCCTATTAATACTTTACGTTGGGAAAAAGTCCCTGAATGGCTAGAGGCAAAAGGTTATAAAACTCAACGTCAAACTCTGCATAGTACTACTAGCAGTTTGCAGCTTGATCAAGGATCTCACGAGCATCTAGGAAAAGATCCAGCAGTCAATGGCAAAAATTCAGCAGATTGGGGTGAAGCGCCTAATCTACCAACTTTCTATGGACGCACTGAAGATCTTGCCAAATTAGAACAGTGGCTTGTGCGCGATCGCTGTCATCTCTTGGCAATTTGTGGCATGGGTGGCATTGGCAAGACTGCCCTAGCGGTGAAGTTAGTTGAAAATATTCAATCACAGTTTGATTGCCTAATTTGGCGATCGCTACGAGGCGCACAGCCCACTGCTCAGTTAATTTCTGATCTGCTGCAATTTCTCAATCATTCTCAGCAAACAGGTAGTAGCATTTCCGATTTATTAGAGATTTTACGTCAGAAGCGTTGTTTAATTGTGCTGGATGACTTTGAGGCAACCCTCCAAGATGGGGAACTAGTAGGAGCCTATCGTCAAGGTTGTGAATTATATGCTGAATTGTTGCAGCGTGTGGGGGCGGAACGCCATCAAAGTTCTTTAATCCTGATTGGGCGCGAACAACCCAAAGAAATCTCGATGCACCAAGGGGAAGATCAACCAATTCGCTATTACAAAGTGAATGGATTACAGCGCCAAGGAGCCTTTGAGTTGCTAAGAGCCAGAGGCTTTAAAGGTTCTGAGAATGGATTAGATGCGCTGATTCAACAATATCGCGGCAATCCTTCGGCACTACGAATTGTGGCAGGTACAATTCAGGAACTCTTTAATGGGAATGTTTCAGAATTTCTCAAACAGACTGCTCTGGCGCTCGGTGATGTGTTACGCACATTGCTTTATCAACAGTTTGAGCGCCTCTCAAAATTAGAAAAAGATGTGTTGTATTGGCTAGCGATCAAGCATCGTCCAGTCTCTCTCTCTACCTTGCGCTCAGAGATGAATTTACAAGCCTCTGGTTCAGAACTAATTGATGCCCTTGAGTCATTACGGTGGCGATCGCTAATCGAGAAAATCAGCGAACAGGGAGAAGTCATGTTTTTGCTAGAGCCTGTGGTCTTAAAGTACGTCAGTCGTCAATTTGTGGAAGAGGTAAATAAAGAGATTACGGCGATCGCTATGCAGCAAAATCTTAAATCCATTAATTTATTGCAAAGTCACGTTTTAGTCGAAGATCGCGCCCCCGACTCGATTCGGGCGATGCAGATTCGGCTTGTTCTGAAACCAATTAAAGACAAACTAAATAAAGCGATCGCCAAAAACAATATTGAGCTAGATTCCCTAAGAGAGTTACTTGCTAGTCATCAACATACGAAACCAACAGAAGGAACAAGTTACACCGAAGTTAATCTCGCTCTAATCGGCTTATGGTGGTAG
- a CDS encoding HEPN domain-containing protein, with translation MSEISKLLNLASEDLETAELLHNSQRYRSCISRAYYAMYYIAQALLLSEGIETSTHRGVIKLINLHFVKTGKISPNISKLLSDVYDLRQSGDYSTNFVADEIIANRAIADAKTFVSEIKMIMLDRD, from the coding sequence ATGAGTGAAATATCCAAGTTATTAAATCTAGCCTCTGAAGATCTAGAAACAGCAGAGCTTTTACATAATTCCCAGCGTTATCGTTCTTGTATATCCCGTGCTTATTATGCGATGTACTATATAGCCCAAGCATTGCTATTGTCAGAAGGGATCGAAACTTCAACGCATAGAGGAGTGATCAAATTGATAAATCTTCATTTTGTCAAAACAGGAAAAATATCTCCGAATATTTCTAAATTGTTGAGTGATGTTTACGATCTGCGACAGTCGGGTGATTATAGTACCAATTTTGTAGCTGATGAGATAATTGCTAATAGGGCGATCGCTGATGCAAAAACCTTTGTTTCTGAGATAAAAATGATTATGCTAGATAGAGATTGA